The genomic stretch GGTGCATCAGCAGGTAAAGGACCTAAGAAAGATAAGGGTTTTCCCTCAAGTTGGAAAGGGATTAATACCTGAGATTGCCAGATTTCGCTTTCTCGTCTGAAAAGGGTGGCTCTGGGACGTAGGGTTTGCCGTCAACATGGAGGATTTCATAAGCTTTGGCCGGAGCAGTTTGTGGTTGAGTACTTGCCATTGATGAGTGAAGAAGTTTGTTTCTGAGTTTGAGAAAAGTAAATGTATTGGAAGAAGATGAGAGTAGTAGGAAACGAAAGAAGAACAAATGTTCTTGAAACTAGGCTATTTATAGCCAGTACGTTGTGgggaaaagaagtgggaaagttTGTTCTTCCTAAAGGCCAGATCGTGTCAAAACAAGGGACACGTGTGGCTAGATGGCAGCAGCAGCATGAGGGTCCAACGCTGCCATAAAAATGCCATCATGACGCATTTAATGGACCCACGTCTCGAGGAAGAAAAGCGTGATACAGGGTCATGATTGCATGACGTCACGGAAAAGATGGAACAATAGCTCTACTTTATGAGGTACTGGGAACGTCTGGGTCGAAATAGAGGTTTTCATAGATGCCATTATCTCATAAATTGACAAACTGAAATTCGAAAATGGCATCTCTGGGGGGCATTTTGTTACCCTAAAAATTCTTAAGGTATAAAAGGGCACCTGTTCCCAGCTGATAGTCTTAAGAATTAAGGATAGGTTCCTACAAGTAAGGATGTGTGTGGCAGAAAATGCATAGAAGAGTCAAAGTAAATGTGTTGAAGGGAGATACAAGTCGAATCAACCACAAGTCTTGTCGACCACAAAGGTTTCCCATACTTAGGAAAATTATCATATTTCGTCCTTGATAGATGTAAGCGTCGAAGCCAGGAACGGTTAGCTCGCAAACAGTCAAAGGCGGGaagtttcaaattttaaataacaGAGGCAGTTATTTCACAAGATCGTGCGTTGTAAGCGCCAAATGCACAGAAAGATCTCACGAGACAGTTGCTTTAAGCTTTGATTCCAGCTGTAGATTACTATATGCACTTATCTTTATAAAATACTATAAATAAGTCATTCTGATGTAAAATAGGTGTGTTCGTTGGTACATTTCAAACTGCTTGCTGAAACTCTGCCCAATTTCCGACTTCAGGAAAAAAGAGTTGCTAAGTGTCTTGATGTACGTGAATCACCACTTTTATTTCAATGcaaaatatttatgttttaatTGTGTATTTTGAAGTTTTTACTTGCATTTTACTCATTGATCAGCATTCGTTCTATATTTTCATGTTCACAAAAGAGTCAGTTACTCCTTATTTTGTATAGAACAAAAGTTGGATTCAATACCTCCTGTCGATCACGAGTCCCCATAGTAGGTCAAGGTCATAATATCCAGATTTGTCAAGTTATTACATTTAGGTTTGTTCCCGTTGGTCACGAGTTACCTGTCGGTCGAACCTAGTACATCGTGTGGAAAGTCATTGCATTTGTTCCTTTAGTCTTAGAAAACCGTTTCTTAGGCTAACATCATTGACAGAACCAGTACAGTTTCAAAACCTTAGCACTTGTCTCAAGATCAACTGGTCGATCTTACAAGTAACCCTTAGTTTAAGGCTTTAGGAAGACCAacggttgtttaccaatttccacagtaaacaCGTTCACGTAACAACTTTTTTCACCATTTTCACAATTTAAATCCACTAACTAATTCACACTTTTTTCCCTCACTCACACTTTTCATTCACACTCATTCTCACATCACACTCACTATAAGAGAAAGGTTTGGTATTAAGAAAAAATGGGAGAAAAAACTTATCAGAACACATCATCTTCACCACTATTCCATCTTCATCACCTCCAATCATCATCTCCTTCAATCTTCATTCATCTCTTTCAAGTTTCACCACCATTCCCCCCttgaatcttcatcatcatcttaattttttcaacttaaacaacacaaCCAACATCATTCCATACTTCATATCACCATCAACCTTCATTATCATTCTCTTTGAAATTTCCATAACCAAGTACATACTTCTGCCTCCATTAACCTCAACACCATTAAACAAACATCAAAATTTCTCCATCTTCCTCAACTTCATTCTTCCTCCATACTCAACCTTCATCTCTTTCACCATCAATTTTCATCAACTTTAACCCAACCTTCAAAAACATAAACCAAGCCAAGCCATCTTGATTTCTTCTTCCTCAACACAACTCTTCAACATCACCACCTCCATAAGATAATActctccatcttcttcaaccaaacCAAATCCTCAACCATCGTAATCTCCACTCCCTCATTTCACCAACAACACCAAAATCATACAACAACATAACAATAACATCAACAAAAAACAGAACCAACTATTAACATATCAATTTGCAAAACAATAATAAGAAATATGGAAATAAGGGATAAAGATGAAGTCAAATTGTAAATTAAAAATTGACGTGAATCCTCCGGCAAAGCGTTGCTCCGACCACCTTCTTTGTTCTCCTTCTCTGGCAAGAATATAACACTTTGACCGACGCCGTGAGATCGTAGCTCTGTCGTTCGGCTACCAACACAGCCACCCTCATTCCGATCGCACTCCACCAACCGTGCCATCACTTCCATTGTGAGGCGATGATTTTTGTTTCCATAACTTTTGTTTTGTCCTTCATCGAATCTTGTTTTAAGTTGTGATGTTGTTTTGTATTTTGAGAAGATGAATTTGAAAGAGGGATGAGGGCGTTGGTCGATTTTGTTTGCAACATTTTGCATTTTTTGAGAAGAAGAAAGGAAATGTGATTATGAGAAGCCAAATTcgctttctccttttcttttaatGTTTATTTGTGAGAGTAATCAGATTGGATATTTTGAATGGTGTTAGAGAGCGGATTTGATAAGTGATGGTGGTTTGTGAGGTTGATCGTGCATTTTCAAATATAGTCATTACAATGAAGATTATAGagcaaaataaaatgaaatcagtattatatgaaaaaaaataaagtaagttGAGGAGCGTGAGAGTTTTTTTTACAATTCACAATGTGACCTTTTACTACTCAATGCATTGAGGAGATTGAAAGGTTCATTGAGCCAAGACAAAAATCAATTtacatttgaatatttgaatttgatttagacattttaaaaaataaaaaataataaaaaagttttTAGAGTGACACATCATACGCATTAAATATCAAATACATATAATTGAAGTAAGGGTGTAATTAAACACTTTTAATCTTAGAATCAGAAAAGTTATAACGTGAAATCAAAAGGATATTCATGATTTTTCCATatactttacattttatatatttatatttataatatattagtgTTTATTGTTGCCGGAAaagatttaatttataaaaataaacatttaaaataaatgaaattgtgtATATAAAAAAGAAGCAAAATGGTTGTAATAAGGGACGAGGAAGTAATAATCTTGGAATATACCTTTGAACAGGCTGGTTGAATTGTATTGAATGGGAATAAATTCTCTTATCTAACCAGCTCGGAGaggataaaaacaaaatatactCTTCTAATTAACGAATATTCCCACAATATTCCCACCGAATATTCTATCCCTTACCGTTATTATATCTTCAATTAACAACcccaatcaaattcaattcaattcaattcaattcaattcaatccatCTAAACCATGAAATTCGGAAAGAGTCTCAACAACCAGATCGAGAAAACCGTTCCTCAATGGCGTGACAAGTTTCTCTCTTACAAGCTACTCAAGAAGAAATTGAAGCTCGTTCCAATAATAGCCGATGAACGCCCTACCAAAAGAGCTAGGATCGACGATAGGGAAATGTCAAATGAAGAAACTGATTTCAGAAATTCCCTTGAAAATgaactccacaaattcaatagtTTCTTTGTTGAGAAAGAGGAAGAGTGCATTATAAGATTCAAGGTACCAATATTCATATTTGAATTATTGATTTTCATTTtgagtttagggtttagggttttgacATGGTTGAATATATTTGCAGGAGTTACAAGATTGTGTGGCGAAAGGAAAGGGTTCGAATGAACAAATGATGCAGATTCACAAGGATATTGTAGATTTTCATGGAGAAATGGTTTTACTTGAAAATTACAGTGCCCTTAATTACACAGGtaatttcttttttctcttcAACAGCTTCAACTATGTATACAAATTTCTCTTATCAGTTATCAGTGATTAATAATGACTACAATTTTCTGTGTACAGGACTAGTGAAAATACTAAAGAAGTATGACAAGAGAACGGGAGCTCTGATTCGGTTGCCATTCATTCAGAAGGTATTGCAAGAACCATTCTTTACCACTGATCTGCTCTACAAGCTTATAAAAGAGTGTGAAACAATGTTGGATGGCCTTTTCCCCTTCAGCGAATCAGCGGAACGGGGTGATGTTTGTTCTAATTCGACGAGTTTGACGAACTTGGATCATTTTATGCCAGAGGAGATAGCTGAAATGCAGAGCCTCTATTTGAAGAGTACAATATCTGCTTTGAATGTTCTGCAGGAAATTAGAAGTGGTAGCTCCACTGTTAGCATGTTTTCTTTGCCACCGTTGGAACAAACTTTGAACAACATTTCTGTTTTGGAACAAACAGCCAAGTAATCTCAAGTAGGAGATGAGATTTAAGGCTAGCCTAGTGTGAtgagtgattttttttaataatttttttctgtcTAAAATCTAACACCTTCTGTGTCATAGCATACCTCAGATAGTTACCAATTAGATTTATGATGCTGAATTACTGAATATATTGAAATCATAGAATTATGTTTAGTTTCCACTATGTTAACCATCTCTTTAAATAAAGGACACTAATACATTGAGTATTATATATGATCATAGGTTGTTCTTTCAATGTtttgaaaatatcaaatttacATAAACATAGTCATTTAAAACACTCATTTCAAAATCTAACTTGCAAATAAAGCCTACTGAAAATATCATTGCCTGACAGAATTATTGGCTAGATTACCTTGTATGTGAAAAATATTCGAAGAAAACTTTATGAAATAACTAAACACCAAACAACATTTATGTATATCAATATACATATGCAGTAAAGTCCATAGAATTCATTTCGCCAATCTTTGCAAAATTAAATTTGCAAACAAAGTCGATTGGGAAACTAAAAATATGCCTGTTTGTTAATAATAGGAGTTCTACTAAGCCTAAATGTACAAACTTATTGTACATATGCAGACAAACTGGACTTATGTACAAACTTTGAGGCTATATTATGTATTTTTTGAAGTGATTGAATTCCTTATCCCCCACGGCAAACTTTCTCTCCATTTATCATCTCTCCATCCACCTTTCTCATTTCTACTTATGGTTGAACATTCTTCCCCAAAATTATGCATTTTGAGGGTTGTTCAATACACCCTTTATATCTCTCAAAAACTAATCCAAATAAGTCTATTAGccataatataatattttgaggGTCGTTCAATACactctttatatttctcaaaaACTAATCCAAATAAGTCCATTCACCATAATATTTTGCAGCAAATTCTTCTGGACAGCGGTATATGGTGCGTTCGAGAATTAACTTTCAGCCATCATAATTTCCTATGGAAATCCTTGCGAATTTTTCTGCGGATTTTACTCGAAAATGTACAAATTCTCAAAATTTACTCTTTCATGCATGTATATCTCCTATTTTTTCTGCATGTAATAGCATCCAGATTTTAACTTCTGAACAAATTTCTTTAGTCATTTTTTGATTAAAATCATTTGAAGTCATACAAGGTGCATCTGAAAAATTAACTTTTGGACAAATGAACAACTTTgtgcatttttgaaaatttaatccAAACCCCTAAACTTATACATTTGtcctaacaattttttttaaagttcatCTAATCTTTTTACCAAATTactgtttatctttcaatttTTCACTCGTCATGAAACCGTTTAAATTTGAAGTCGTACACTCATACAATTTTCCAATATATTACATGATGAAAATAGTGATGTAAATAATAACTCTAATTAATCTTTGTAACTGAATTAGTTTTCGCTAACTTCGGAGCTAAGTTAGGCGTTAGTTAGTTCCCTAGTTTACTATATATATTAATTACACTTGTATAttgtaattagggttttataatgAATATACTTTCTTTAATGAATTTCTCTCATCTGATATTCCAAAGTTAACATGGTATCAGTTTAAAACCTATTTTTTCCGCGATTCATCTTCTTTTTTTCGTTATTCAATTTCCTTTCTTGCTGAATCACCTCAACAATGGTGATTTCTTACTCTGATTTTGCTACCAATCCCTCCAATCCATATTATATGCATCCGAATGAGAATCCATCTCTTATTCTCGTTCAACCTGTGCCTGATAACAAGAATTATCAAATCTGGTGCAGATCGATGAAGGTGGCTCTTATCTCCAAGAACAAAGTAAAATTTGTTGATGGCACTCTTGTTCCTCCTCCTATCTCTGATCCTCTCTATGACCCTAGCTTCGATGTAACAACCTCGTCCCCTCATGGCTTCAACGTTCCATCTCTGACGATATTGTGAAATCTCTCCTCTGGTGTGATCGTGCTTCTCTTGTATGGAAAAGTTTAGAGAATCAGTTCTCTCATGGTGATATTTTTCGCATTGCTGATATTCAAGAGGAAGTAGCTCGTCTTCAACAAGGAACTCTTGATATCTCTTCATATTTCACCAATTTAATGACACTTTAGGAAGAAATCGAAACTTTTCGCCCAATTCGTGATTGTACTTGTGCTATTATGTGTTCTTGTGGTGCTGCTGCAGATCTACGCAAATTCAAGGAGCAAGACAAGGTAATCAAGTTCTTGAAAGGTCTTGGTGATCAATACTCCCACGTTCGTTCGCAGATTATGCTGATGTCTCCACTTCCAACCCTAGACAATGCGTTCAATCTGATTCTTCAACAAGAACGCATGTTCAATCTTCATTCAACCACTAATTCTTCATTTGAGAATCAATCGTCTGTGAATTACTCCTCTCAACCTCCTTCTCGTTCTTCTCACAACTCCGGTCGTGGTCGTGGCCGTGGATATTCCAACCACACTATTGAGACTTGTTTCATCAAGCACGGGTATCCACCTAGTTTTCAACACCGTAAGTAACATTCCTCATCACCTGCTGGAAACTCTGTGGTGAACTCTGTCCAAGATGCTGGTTCTGCTCCAATTTCCTCATCATCATCTGCTTCCACATCAACAAATGGATCAAGTGCTTCTCTATCCATGATTCAAGAGCAATATACTCAGATTTTACATCTTCTCCAACAATCCAACTTGCAGTCTCATTCACCCTCTTCAGTTAACTCTCTTTTTGCTACAAATTTTGTCTCTCATACCTCTCCCTCTCCTTCATCTGGTAACAATCTCTCCAAATCCCAAGGTGATAATAATAGTCAATGGTGGATTATTGACACTAGTGCCACTGATCACATCACTCATATCTTTGACAGTTATTTTTCCACATATCACATTGCACCCAAATCTATGACCATGTCTAATGGTGACACTGTTACTACCACAATAGCTGGTTCAGTTTTGTTATATGACTCCCTTGTTCTTCATAATGTTTATTATTTTCCTTCATTTCATGTCAACATTATCTTTATTACTACTCTATTTGATTCCACCTTATATGATGTCAAACTCTTCCCTAATTGTTGTAAAATTGTGCAACTACACCATCCCAAGATGACTAGATTTACAGCTAGAAGGATTGGCAAATTGTATGTGCTTGACACTACTTCATCTCTGGATCTCTCTCCCACACCTGATTCTGTCAACAACTCCATCTCTACTCATTCACATTCTTCCAAACCTGATCCTGCCACCGTTTGGCATTTTAGACTAGGACATTTAAGTTCTCATATACACAAATTTATTTCATCTCATTTTCCTTTTGTCACTTTCAATGACAATCATAAACCTTGTCATACTTGTCATTTGGCTAAACAAAGAAATTTACCTTTTGCTCATAGTAATACTAAATCTGTtgccatttttgatttaattcatGCTGATATATGGGGACCTCTTTCCACCCCTTCCATATGTGGTCATAAGTATTTTCTAACACTTGTAGATGATTACAGCGGGTTTACTTGGACAATTTTCATGCAAAATAAAAGTGAAACCCGAACTCACTTAATTAAtttcatttctttcataaaaactcaattcaataagtgtcataccccaaatttgtcctaccctttaatttctaactggcttaggctttgcattcatgtacatacctccatcAGGCCATCTAAATACACAGGCATTCATCAGTAAATTTAGCATGGGTTCAAAGATTAGAGTTGCATAATGGTTTGAGAGTTCTACATCTAATACAGTCTAATTCTTCTGATACATCTGCTTCTTTCTGTGAATAATAAAGTGTGGAAATAGTGTGTAAAGTGTGGCTATCAGGGACCCATTCCTCATGCAAAACAACAAA from Vicia villosa cultivar HV-30 ecotype Madison, WI linkage group LG4, Vvil1.0, whole genome shotgun sequence encodes the following:
- the LOC131599178 gene encoding SPX domain-containing protein 2-like, with translation MKFGKSLNNQIEKTVPQWRDKFLSYKLLKKKLKLVPIIADERPTKRARIDDREMSNEETDFRNSLENELHKFNSFFVEKEEECIIRFKELQDCVAKGKGSNEQMMQIHKDIVDFHGEMVLLENYSALNYTGLVKILKKYDKRTGALIRLPFIQKVLQEPFFTTDLLYKLIKECETMLDGLFPFSESAERGDVCSNSTSLTNLDHFMPEEIAEMQSLYLKSTISALNVLQEIRSGSSTVSMFSLPPLEQTLNNISVLEQTAK